A stretch of Thermodesulfobacteriota bacterium DNA encodes these proteins:
- the rpsK gene encoding 30S ribosomal protein S11, whose amino-acid sequence MAKQGKGVKKKKEKKNIQNGIAHIQATFNNTIITITDLTGNVLAWSSAGTQGYKGSRKSTPFAAQLAAEDVARKAMEHGVKNIEVYIKGPGAGRESALRTLQAKGFNVSLIRDVTPIPHNGCRPPKRRRV is encoded by the coding sequence ATGGCAAAACAGGGGAAGGGTGTCAAAAAGAAAAAGGAAAAGAAAAATATACAAAATGGTATAGCACATATTCAAGCTACGTTTAATAATACCATAATAACTATTACCGATTTGACCGGAAACGTGTTAGCCTGGTCTAGCGCTGGAACTCAGGGGTATAAGGGTTCAAGAAAGAGTACTCCATTTGCTGCCCAGTTAGCCGCGGAAGATGTTGCAAGAAAAGCTATGGAACATGGAGTTAAAAATATAGAGGTTTATATTAAAGGACCGGGAGCTGGTCGGGAATCTGCTTTGAGAACTCTCCAGGCTAAGGGATTTAATGTCAGTTTAATCAGGGATGTTACTCCTATTCCTCATAACGGGTGTCGTCCACCCAAGAGAAGAAGGGTATAA
- the rpsD gene encoding 30S ribosomal protein S4, which yields MARYTGSVCRLCRRENLKLYLKGDRCYSDKCAFERKSYPPGQHGQSRSKYSDYGIQLREKQKVKRIYGILESQFQRYFEKADKMKGITGENLLLFLERRMDNMVFRLGFASSRSEARQLIRHNHFLVNGRKVNIPSYLVSPGEILEVREKSKKIPRIVESLEAVARRGVPHWLELDKQSVKGKIVSLPSREDITMPIQEQLIVELYSK from the coding sequence TTGGCTCGGTACACAGGATCGGTTTGCAGGTTGTGCAGAAGAGAAAATTTGAAGTTGTACTTAAAAGGTGATAGGTGTTATTCAGATAAGTGTGCTTTTGAAAGGAAAAGTTATCCTCCGGGTCAGCATGGACAGAGCCGTAGCAAATATTCGGATTATGGTATTCAGCTTCGTGAGAAGCAGAAGGTAAAAAGAATTTACGGTATTCTAGAAAGTCAGTTCCAAAGGTATTTTGAGAAGGCTGATAAGATGAAGGGTATAACCGGTGAGAACCTGTTGCTCTTTCTTGAAAGAAGAATGGATAACATGGTCTTTCGTTTGGGATTTGCCAGTTCCCGTAGTGAGGCAAGGCAACTGATAAGACACAATCACTTTTTGGTTAATGGAAGAAAAGTAAATATCCCTTCTTACCTGGTTAGTCCGGGGGAAATTCTAGAAGTGAGGGAAAAGAGTAAAAAAATCCCCAGGATTGTTGAATCTCTGGAGGCTGTAGCGCGCCGTGGTGTACCCCATTGGCTAGAATTGGATAAACAAAGTGTCAAGGGGAAGATAGTTTCTTTGCCTTCCAGAGAGGATATAACGATGCCAATTCAAGAACAGCTAATTGTAGAACTATATTCAAAATAA
- a CDS encoding DNA-directed RNA polymerase subunit alpha, protein MYNNWQRLISPKGLEIDTETATKCYSKFVGEPFERGFGITLGNSLRRVLLSSILGAAIVSVKIDGVLHEFSTIPGVREDVTDIILNLKEVLIKLHSNGPETIWIDTAKEGEVRAGDIITNNNVDIVNPDLHIATLLKDARLRMEMVVRKGRGYVPAEKNKEENQPVGTIPIDAIFSPIKKVNYSVSHARVGQRADYDKLTMEVWTDGSVLPEDAIAYAAKILKEQLNVFINFDESEEPREKEQATDDKDKVKFNENLYRGVDELELSVRSANCLKNANIRYIGELVQKTEAEMLKTRNFGRKSLNEIKDILGEMGLFLGMKLPDFHAPDEKTENEKESIE, encoded by the coding sequence ATGTACAATAACTGGCAGAGATTAATAAGTCCTAAAGGGTTAGAGATTGATACCGAAACAGCTACAAAGTGTTACAGCAAGTTTGTTGGGGAACCTTTTGAACGAGGTTTTGGCATTACTCTTGGTAATTCTCTGCGGCGAGTTCTGTTATCATCTATTTTAGGTGCGGCCATTGTCTCTGTCAAAATCGATGGAGTACTACATGAGTTTTCGACTATCCCCGGTGTTAGAGAGGATGTAACTGATATTATCCTCAATTTAAAAGAAGTTCTTATTAAGCTTCATTCAAACGGCCCGGAAACAATCTGGATTGATACTGCTAAAGAGGGTGAGGTCAGGGCCGGAGATATTATTACAAACAACAATGTGGATATTGTAAATCCTGATTTGCATATTGCTACATTATTAAAAGATGCCAGACTCAGAATGGAAATGGTTGTTAGGAAAGGGAGGGGATACGTTCCTGCAGAAAAGAACAAGGAAGAAAACCAACCTGTAGGTACCATTCCTATCGATGCGATCTTTTCTCCTATTAAAAAGGTTAACTATTCAGTAAGTCATGCAAGGGTAGGGCAGAGGGCTGATTATGATAAACTTACAATGGAAGTCTGGACCGATGGCAGTGTATTGCCAGAGGATGCAATTGCATATGCTGCGAAGATATTGAAAGAGCAACTGAATGTCTTTATCAACTTTGACGAATCTGAAGAACCTAGAGAGAAAGAGCAAGCAACAGACGATAAAGATAAAGTGAAATTCAACGAGAACTTATACAGGGGTGTTGATGAATTAGAACTTTCGGTGCGTTCAGCCAACTGTTTGAAAAATGCCAATATAAGATATATTGGTGAGTTGGTTCAAAAAACCGAGGCTGAAATGCTAAAGACCAGAAACTTTGGGAGAAAATCCTTAAATGAAATAAAAGATATTTTAGGAGAAATGGGATTGTTTTTAGGGATGAAATTGCCGGATTTTCACGCACCAGATGAAAAGACTGAAAACGAGAAGGAATCGATAGAATGA
- a CDS encoding methyl-accepting chemotaxis protein has translation MNKKPKLGRKHYLIKRNFQLRFILTFITLVLIGAIISVGLLYYLSQDTITATFEKSHLSLANTSKILLPAIIYTNVTVFILIGVVSAIVVLLISHKIAGPLYRFEKSLGEMGEGDFTIHFNIRKKDQLKDMVESINKMSANIRQRIEVICDYGTQIQEKEIQLKNVLEETDIKNERLHQVILDIETKTKDLNDAIAYFKIK, from the coding sequence ATGAATAAAAAGCCAAAGCTGGGAAGAAAGCATTACCTGATAAAGCGGAACTTTCAACTCAGATTTATTTTAACCTTTATTACCCTGGTGCTTATTGGAGCGATTATATCAGTAGGACTTTTGTATTATCTATCGCAGGATACAATTACCGCAACTTTTGAAAAATCACATCTATCGTTGGCCAATACTTCAAAGATACTGCTCCCTGCTATCATATATACAAATGTTACAGTGTTTATACTGATTGGCGTAGTAAGTGCGATAGTGGTTCTCCTTATCTCCCATAAGATAGCAGGCCCTTTATATCGTTTTGAAAAAAGCTTGGGGGAGATGGGAGAAGGGGATTTCACCATTCATTTCAATATACGCAAAAAAGATCAGCTAAAGGATATGGTTGAAAGTATAAATAAGATGTCTGCTAATATTCGGCAGAGGATAGAGGTGATATGCGATTATGGAACTCAGATTCAAGAAAAGGAGATCCAACTAAAGAATGTGTTAGAAGAAACCGATATTAAGAATGAAAGGTTGCATCAAGTAATCCTTGATATTGAGACTAAGACAAAGGATCTGAATGATGCAATAGCCTATTTCAAGATCAAGTAA
- the rpsM gene encoding 30S ribosomal protein S13 has translation MARIAGIDLPRGKRMEVALTYIYGIGRSTSKKILENAGIGSDIKSDQITESEVAKIREIIDREYKVEGDLRMELTMNIKRLMDLGSYRGLRHRRSLPVRGQRTSTNARTRKGPRRAIGGRRK, from the coding sequence TTGGCAAGAATTGCTGGAATTGATTTACCTAGAGGCAAGAGGATGGAAGTGGCATTAACTTATATTTATGGTATTGGCAGATCTACTTCAAAAAAGATTCTTGAAAATGCCGGGATTGGTTCCGATATAAAATCCGATCAAATTACAGAGTCCGAGGTAGCCAAGATAAGAGAGATAATTGATCGTGAGTATAAAGTAGAAGGTGACTTACGGATGGAACTCACCATGAATATAAAGAGGTTGATGGATCTAGGTAGTTATCGGGGGCTGCGTCATAGGCGTTCTTTGCCTGTTCGGGGTCAAAGAACCAGCACCAATGCTAGAACGAGGAAAGGACCCCGCAGAGCAATTGGAGGCAGGAGAAAGTAG
- the rplQ gene encoding 50S ribosomal protein L17 gives MRHQKAGRKLGRTSSHRKAMFRNMLTSLFEHEKIETTDAKAKELRKIAEKIVTLGKKGDLHSRRQVLRVISDKKITKNLFDQIAPRYQGRNGGYTRIFKVGRRHGDNAPLSIIELIPEENVQRPRKKASGQQKKKEAVSTAPK, from the coding sequence ATGAGACATCAAAAAGCTGGGAGAAAATTGGGGCGTACCTCCAGTCATCGTAAAGCTATGTTTAGGAATATGCTTACTTCCCTGTTTGAACATGAGAAGATAGAAACTACTGATGCCAAAGCAAAAGAATTAAGAAAGATTGCTGAAAAAATAGTCACCCTAGGAAAAAAAGGGGATTTACATTCAAGGAGGCAGGTTTTAAGAGTTATTAGTGATAAGAAGATAACAAAGAATTTGTTTGATCAAATTGCTCCTAGATATCAGGGTAGAAATGGCGGATATACGAGAATTTTTAAGGTAGGTAGAAGACATGGAGATAACGCTCCCCTTTCCATCATAGAATTAATTCCTGAAGAAAATGTTCAAAGACCCAGGAAGAAAGCTTCTGGGCAACAAAAAAAGAAAGAAGCTGTTAGTACAGCCCCCAAATAA
- the rpmJ gene encoding 50S ribosomal protein L36 — MKVKASVKKRCDKCKIVRRKGVIRIICENPRHKQKQG, encoded by the coding sequence ATGAAGGTAAAGGCCTCGGTAAAGAAAAGATGCGATAAATGTAAGATAGTGAGACGTAAGGGTGTGATTAGAATAATCTGTGAAAATCCAAGGCATAAACAGAAGCAAGGATAG
- the infA gene encoding translation initiation factor IF-1, translating into MPKEEAIEVEGTVLETLPNAMFRVELENGHKVLAHISGKMRMHYIKILPGDRVTVELSPYDLNRGRITYRSK; encoded by the coding sequence ATGCCAAAAGAGGAAGCGATTGAGGTAGAAGGGACAGTATTAGAAACTCTGCCCAACGCTATGTTTAGGGTAGAATTGGAAAACGGTCATAAGGTTTTGGCTCATATCTCTGGTAAGATGAGGATGCACTATATTAAGATCCTTCCAGGGGATAGGGTTACAGTTGAATTATCACCTTATGATCTTAATAGGGGAAGGATTACTTACCGTTCCAAATAA